Within the Salinicoccus roseus genome, the region TATTCCTTCTTATAGGACTGCTCCCCATCCTTCTGAGCTTCGTCATCTACTTCTGGGTGGGACTCATCAGTACGCGTGCAGTCACTGTACAATGCCCGAACTGCGAAAAGCACACTAAGATTTTGGGCCATGTCGACTTCTGCCAGCACTGCAAGGAACCACTGACCATCGACAAGGAACTTGAGGGTGAGGAATTCTCCCTAGACTATAATGTGGAGCATCGCAGGAAAAAGGCGATCGACGAAAAGAATGCCGAGAACGAAAAATGAGCAGGGGGATGATCCCCCTGCTCATTTTCTTTTTGGCTCATTCCGCCCTCCGGCACTCCGGACATACACCATAGATTTCAAGCCTGTGGTGGCTGACATCGTAGGATGTCACTGAACCTGCAAGATGTTCCACTTCCTCCAGGCCGGGATAGTGGAAATCCGTGATCTTTCCGCATTCGCTGCAGATGATATGATAATGCGTATCTGTAATGAAGTCGAAACGGCTTGAAGCGTCTCCATATGTGAGCTCTTTTACTAGCCCCGTCTCCTTGAAGAGCTTCAGGTTATTATATATAGTGGCCACACTCATATTTGGATATTCATTAGAAAGCGCCTTGAAAATATCATCAGCAGTCGGATGTTCTCCTGTTTCTATCATGTACCTGAGCACTGCTTTCCTCTGCGGTGTAATGCGAACACCGGTCTTCTTCAGCGCATTGATCGATTCAGTGAACTGGTCATGGGCATCCATCATCTTCATATTGATACCTTCCTTCTCTAGCAGACTACTGTAATATGAATATTGTACTTTGTCCTGAAATTGTTTGTCAAATCACTTTCAGTCAATATCCCCTGCTGTTATCAATGATGTTCATCATCGATTCCTTTTCTTCCATATACTGAAGATTGTGGGCGAAGATTTCGAATCCCCGCTTCAAGTACCCCTCAGTCTTCGATGAGGCATGCGGTGTAATCGTCAGATTGTCGTACGTATAGAAGATATGGTCCGCCGGCAGCGGCTCCTGATTGAATACGTCGAGGATCATGTGGCGTATCATTCCCGCTTCCAGCACATGGGATATCGTTTCATCGGTCATGATGTCCCCGCGTCCGATGTTGACGAAGACTGCTGTTTCCTTCATTCTACCAAAAAAGTCGGCATCAAGCAGTCCCCGCGTCTTATCGGTGCTCGGCAGGATGTTGATGACGATGTCCGCTTCACCGATATGGTCCTCGAGCGCACTGATGGCATAGGTGTGGTGGAACCCTTCCACTGCATGCCCCGTCGTGTTATAGCCGGCCACCTGGGTGCCGAATGCCTGGAGCACTTTGGCCAAGTGCGCACCGATGCTCCCGGTGCCGAGGATGTGGACGGTCTTTTCATATATCTCCTCGGTCCGTGCGTTCTTCCTCCAGTGGGCATTTTCCTGGTCGACCTTCAACTGGTGGAAGTCCTTATGGAAGTTGAGCAGCAGGCCGACAGTATACTCGGTCATCTGTATCTTATGGATGCCTTTGGCGTTCGTGATATGCACATGTTCCAAGGCATCGAGCGGCAGATCATCAAGCCCAGCGCTCATGACCATCATCCATTCCAGGTTTTTGTAGAGGTCGACATCCTCCCTGTCGAAATTGGAACCGTAGGTGACGAAGATCTCGCACCACTCCTTGTCCGCTTCCGTAAGATCCCTTGTCTTTGAGAAACGGTACTCCATATCCGGGTGATGCTCATTGATGTACTCGATCATATGCGGCTTCAGGTTGACTGTCGATAATATGTTCTTCATCCTATGCTTCCTCTTCCAGATAAGTCTTCAATTCATCGATGTGGTCCTTCGCCTTGACATTATCCCACCTTTTCAGGATATTGTTGGCTTCATCGACCAGGAATGTCGTTCTGACGATGCCTTTGGATTCCTTGCCGAATACTTTCTTCATCCTATAGACGCCGAGTGACTCGGCAAGCCCGAAGTCCTCATCGACCAGAAGGTCGAAATTCAGATCATTCTTCTCTATGAAGTTCTTGTGCTTCCTTTTGGAATCGCCATTTACGCCATACACCTTCACGCCCAACTCGTTCAGGTGGCCCAGGTTGTCCCGCAAGTCGCATGCCTGGGTGGTGCACCCTGGTGTATTGTCCTTCGGATAGAAGTAGATGACCGTCTTTCCTTCGAAGTCCTTATTGCCTACTTTCTCCCCATCCTGGTTTTCTAGTTCAAATTCCGGAAATTTCTCCATTTGTCTGCCTCCTTGATTGTATATGCATATATATGATGATACCCAACTTGAGCCCCGCTCTCAATAGCAGGATCTTTC harbors:
- a CDS encoding D-2-hydroxyacid dehydrogenase, with product MKNILSTVNLKPHMIEYINEHHPDMEYRFSKTRDLTEADKEWCEIFVTYGSNFDREDVDLYKNLEWMMVMSAGLDDLPLDALEHVHITNAKGIHKIQMTEYTVGLLLNFHKDFHQLKVDQENAHWRKNARTEEIYEKTVHILGTGSIGAHLAKVLQAFGTQVAGYNTTGHAVEGFHHTYAISALEDHIGEADIVINILPSTDKTRGLLDADFFGRMKETAVFVNIGRGDIMTDETISHVLEAGMIRHMILDVFNQEPLPADHIFYTYDNLTITPHASSKTEGYLKRGFEIFAHNLQYMEEKESMMNIIDNSRGY
- the perR gene encoding peroxide-responsive transcriptional repressor PerR, producing the protein MKMMDAHDQFTESINALKKTGVRITPQRKAVLRYMIETGEHPTADDIFKALSNEYPNMSVATIYNNLKLFKETGLVKELTYGDASSRFDFITDTHYHIICSECGKITDFHYPGLEEVEHLAGSVTSYDVSHHRLEIYGVCPECRRAE
- a CDS encoding DUF2614 family zinc ribbon-containing protein, which translates into the protein MKKPGNKILRIRGYALALIFIGMGTMYLGVFFREYQWVFSIFLLIGLLPILLSFVIYFWVGLISTRAVTVQCPNCEKHTKILGHVDFCQHCKEPLTIDKELEGEEFSLDYNVEHRRKKAIDEKNAENEK
- the bcp gene encoding thioredoxin-dependent thiol peroxidase translates to MEKFPEFELENQDGEKVGNKDFEGKTVIYFYPKDNTPGCTTQACDLRDNLGHLNELGVKVYGVNGDSKRKHKNFIEKNDLNFDLLVDEDFGLAESLGVYRMKKVFGKESKGIVRTTFLVDEANNILKRWDNVKAKDHIDELKTYLEEEA